The following are encoded in a window of Haloarcula halophila genomic DNA:
- a CDS encoding DUF367 family protein, with translation MELHVRYEGDDDPEKCSARKLARFDLAELHRATRSTPPGIVLNPFADRALSPADRPTAGDGARHDRLVALDCSWETAEREAFDLEGVHRSLPFLVAGNPVNYGTAFQLNTVEAFAGALCILGERDHAERLLSKFSWGHTFLELNEEPLARYADCGDSSDVVAVQDDYLAEE, from the coding sequence GTGGAACTACACGTCCGGTACGAGGGCGACGACGACCCCGAGAAGTGCAGCGCCCGGAAACTCGCCCGGTTCGACCTCGCCGAACTCCATCGGGCGACCCGTTCGACGCCGCCGGGGATCGTCCTCAACCCCTTCGCGGATCGCGCGCTCTCGCCGGCCGACCGGCCGACGGCGGGTGACGGCGCCCGCCACGACCGCCTGGTCGCGCTGGACTGTTCGTGGGAGACCGCCGAGCGGGAGGCGTTCGACCTGGAGGGGGTCCACCGCTCGCTCCCCTTCCTCGTGGCCGGCAACCCGGTCAACTACGGGACCGCCTTCCAGTTGAACACCGTCGAGGCCTTCGCCGGCGCGCTCTGTATCCTCGGGGAACGTGACCACGCCGAGCGGCTCCTCTCGAAGTTCTCCTGGGGGCATACTTTCCTCGAACTCAACGAGGAACCGCTGGCCCGCTACGCCGACTGTGGGGACTCCAGCGACGTGGTCGCGGTCCAGGACGACTACCTCGCCGAGGAGTGA
- the serS gene encoding serine--tRNA ligase yields MLSRQFVRENPETVRDAIERKGVTGVDLDEILEIDEEWRGLKADGDGLRQERNEISSKIGQYKQEGDEEAAQEAIERSQELKAELQEIEERADELEANLEAALLELPNVPHESVPTGEDESDNVERYRRGFEDLRDLPEDVVPHYDLGEELDVLDFERGAKVSGGGYQFVKGEGARLEHALIQFMLEIHREQGYTDVLPPIPVNSASMEGTGQLPKFDEDAYRVSARQDDDYDDDDLWLLPTAEVPVTNMYRDEILLDDDLPVKHQAFSPNFRREAGEHGTETRGYVRVHQFHKVELVNFVRPEDSYDRLEALLGEAEEVLDRLELPYRVLDMCTGDMGFTQAKKYDIEVWAPGDDMADGPEVGGRWLEVSSVSNFEDFQARRAGLRYRPERHESADYLHTLNGSGLAVPRVLVAIMEYYQNDDGTITVPEPLRPYMGGQERIKGHEPVGESAVGAGEKE; encoded by the coding sequence ATGTTATCGAGACAGTTCGTCCGGGAGAACCCCGAGACGGTCCGTGACGCCATCGAGCGCAAGGGCGTGACAGGCGTCGACCTCGACGAGATCCTCGAAATCGACGAGGAGTGGCGCGGGCTGAAAGCCGACGGCGACGGGCTCCGCCAGGAACGCAACGAGATCTCCAGCAAGATCGGCCAGTACAAACAGGAAGGCGACGAGGAGGCCGCTCAGGAGGCCATCGAGCGCTCCCAGGAACTGAAAGCCGAACTCCAGGAGATCGAGGAGCGCGCCGACGAACTGGAGGCGAACCTGGAGGCGGCGCTGCTGGAACTGCCGAACGTCCCCCACGAGTCGGTCCCGACCGGCGAGGACGAATCCGACAACGTCGAGCGGTACCGCCGCGGCTTCGAGGACCTGCGGGATCTCCCCGAGGACGTCGTTCCCCATTACGACCTGGGCGAAGAACTGGACGTCTTGGACTTCGAGCGCGGCGCGAAAGTCTCGGGCGGGGGCTACCAGTTCGTCAAAGGCGAGGGCGCTCGTCTGGAGCACGCGCTGATCCAGTTCATGCTGGAGATCCACCGCGAGCAGGGCTACACCGACGTGTTGCCGCCGATCCCCGTCAACTCCGCCTCGATGGAGGGCACCGGCCAACTCCCGAAGTTCGACGAGGACGCCTACCGTGTGAGTGCTCGCCAGGACGACGACTACGACGACGACGACCTCTGGCTGCTCCCGACGGCGGAGGTCCCCGTGACGAACATGTACCGCGACGAGATCCTGCTGGACGACGACCTCCCGGTGAAACACCAGGCGTTCTCGCCGAACTTCCGCCGGGAGGCCGGCGAACACGGCACCGAGACCCGCGGATACGTCCGCGTCCACCAGTTCCACAAGGTCGAACTCGTCAACTTCGTCCGGCCCGAGGACAGCTACGACCGCTTAGAGGCCCTGCTGGGGGAGGCCGAGGAAGTGCTCGACCGCCTGGAGCTCCCCTACCGCGTGCTGGACATGTGTACCGGCGACATGGGCTTTACACAGGCCAAGAAGTACGACATCGAGGTGTGGGCGCCCGGCGACGACATGGCGGACGGTCCCGAGGTCGGCGGTCGCTGGCTCGAAGTCTCCTCGGTCTCGAACTTCGAGGACTTCCAGGCTCGCCGGGCCGGGTTGCGGTACCGTCCGGAGCGCCACGAGTCCGCCGACTACCTCCACACGCTGAACGGCTCCGGGCTGGCGGTCCCCCGCGTCCTCGTCGCCATCATGGAGTACTACCAGAACGACGACGGGACGATCACGGTCCCGGAACCGCTGCGGCCCTACATGGGCGGCCAGGAACGGATTAAGGGCCACGAACCCGTCGGCGAGAGCGCGGTCGGCGCCGGCGAGAAGGAGTAA
- a CDS encoding nuclear transport factor 2 family protein, which produces MEPTDLVRAYYRAIDAGEYDDLVDLLAEGFVHDRPDRTLDGRDRFVRFMREERPQTDTTHVLDQVYEPVDGEGAVAVRGRLEGADGDVLFGFVDVFTTDGEITRLHTYTD; this is translated from the coding sequence GTGGAACCGACCGACCTGGTTCGGGCGTACTACCGGGCCATCGACGCCGGCGAGTACGATGACCTGGTCGATCTGCTGGCCGAGGGGTTCGTCCACGACCGCCCCGATCGGACGCTCGACGGCCGTGATCGGTTCGTCCGGTTCATGCGCGAGGAGCGTCCGCAGACCGACACGACCCACGTGCTCGACCAGGTGTACGAGCCGGTCGACGGGGAGGGAGCGGTCGCCGTCCGCGGTCGGCTGGAAGGAGCCGACGGGGACGTGTTGTTCGGCTTCGTCGACGTGTTCACCACCGATGGCGAGATCACGCGGCTACACACCTATACGGACTGA
- a CDS encoding cold-shock protein, translating into MAQGTVDFFNDTGGYGFIETEDADEDVFFHMEDVGGPDLEEGQEIEFDIEQADKGPRATNVVRN; encoded by the coding sequence ATGGCGCAAGGAACTGTTGATTTCTTCAACGACACTGGCGGTTACGGTTTCATCGAGACTGAGGACGCGGACGAGGACGTTTTCTTCCACATGGAAGACGTTGGCGGCCCGGACCTCGAAGAGGGACAGGAGATCGAATTCGACATCGAACAGGCTGACAAAGGTCCGCGCGCGACCAACGTCGTCCGCAACTAA
- a CDS encoding helicase C-terminal domain-containing protein, giving the protein MYPARIHDEFPAPSYRGNQKQALADIRAAFEAGNDIVLVRAPTGSGKSLLARAIAGCARTAGEAAPEQVCDAYYTTPQVSQLDDVAEDPLLSDLSVIRGKNNYDCILPGETDTPVNQAPCVREREFDCQVKHRCPYFSDRAIASNRRIAAMTLAYFMQTAGSDVFGKRDVVVVDEAHGLGDWAEMYATIDLSPGTIPLWDDIEVPDLDGLDEAVSLAERVEHVAERRVKELRGNAELSPDEVAERDSLNTLRQDLQWFQEDYRDTDSATTWVVDQPDGAGGAVTIKPMNPERYLKHTVWDRGNRFALLSATILNKAAFCANVGLDPENVALVEVGHTFPVENRPLYDVTQGKMTYEHREETLPDIARTIVRIMAAHPDEKGLVHCHSYAIQERLRELLDDFGVGARVRDHDKDGRDAALSAWKRSDNPDCFLSVKMEEALDLEGELCRWQVICKAPYPNTRDSRVARRLEDDQWGWYYRTALRTVIQACGRVVRAPDDYGETYLADSSLVDVFDRASHDTPDWFAAQVSRLSTPDLPRFDPDGALSGVSAGTKRRRDRSQSRSGDGSHPLSDVWD; this is encoded by the coding sequence GTGTACCCCGCGCGGATTCACGACGAGTTTCCCGCCCCCAGCTACCGCGGGAACCAGAAGCAGGCCCTCGCGGACATCCGCGCGGCGTTCGAAGCCGGCAACGACATCGTCCTCGTGCGCGCGCCGACCGGTAGCGGCAAGTCCCTGTTGGCCCGGGCGATCGCCGGCTGTGCCCGCACGGCCGGGGAGGCCGCTCCCGAACAGGTCTGTGACGCCTACTACACGACGCCACAGGTCTCCCAACTGGACGACGTGGCCGAGGACCCCTTGCTGTCGGATCTGTCGGTGATCCGCGGGAAGAACAACTACGACTGCATCCTCCCCGGGGAGACCGACACCCCGGTGAACCAGGCCCCCTGCGTTCGGGAACGGGAGTTCGACTGCCAGGTCAAACACCGCTGTCCGTACTTCTCGGACCGCGCCATCGCCTCGAACCGCCGGATCGCCGCGATGACGCTGGCGTATTTCATGCAGACCGCCGGCAGCGACGTCTTCGGCAAGCGCGACGTGGTCGTCGTCGACGAGGCCCACGGGCTGGGCGACTGGGCCGAGATGTACGCGACGATCGATCTCTCGCCCGGGACCATCCCGTTGTGGGACGATATCGAGGTTCCCGACCTCGACGGACTGGACGAGGCCGTCTCCCTCGCCGAACGCGTCGAACACGTCGCCGAACGCCGCGTGAAGGAACTTCGGGGCAACGCCGAACTCTCGCCCGACGAGGTGGCCGAACGGGACTCGCTGAACACGCTCCGGCAGGACCTCCAGTGGTTCCAGGAGGACTACCGGGACACGGACAGCGCGACCACCTGGGTCGTCGACCAGCCCGACGGCGCGGGCGGCGCGGTGACGATCAAACCGATGAACCCCGAGCGGTACCTCAAACACACCGTCTGGGACCGCGGCAACCGCTTTGCCCTCCTGTCGGCGACGATCCTCAACAAGGCGGCCTTCTGTGCGAACGTCGGCCTCGACCCCGAGAACGTCGCGCTCGTCGAGGTCGGCCACACGTTCCCCGTCGAGAACCGGCCGCTGTACGACGTGACCCAGGGGAAGATGACCTACGAACACCGCGAGGAGACCCTGCCCGACATCGCCCGGACGATCGTCCGGATCATGGCCGCCCACCCCGACGAGAAGGGGTTGGTCCACTGTCACTCCTATGCCATCCAGGAGCGTCTGCGCGAGTTGCTCGACGACTTCGGCGTCGGCGCTCGCGTCCGCGACCACGACAAGGACGGGCGGGACGCGGCCCTCTCGGCCTGGAAACGTAGCGACAACCCCGACTGTTTCCTCTCGGTGAAGATGGAGGAGGCCCTCGACCTGGAGGGCGAGCTGTGTCGCTGGCAAGTCATCTGCAAGGCACCGTACCCGAACACGCGGGACTCGCGGGTCGCCCGCCGGCTGGAGGACGACCAGTGGGGCTGGTACTACCGGACCGCGCTCCGGACGGTCATCCAGGCGTGTGGCCGGGTCGTCCGTGCGCCCGACGACTACGGGGAGACGTATCTGGCGGACTCGTCGCTGGTGGACGTGTTCGACCGGGCGAGCCACGACACGCCCGACTGGTTCGCGGCACAGGTCTCCCGGCTGTCGACACCGGACCTCCCGCGGTTCGATCCCGACGGGGCGTTGTCGGGTGTCAGCGCGGGGACGAAGCGGCGGCGCGATCGCTCACAGTCGCGGTCGGGCGACGGGAGCCATCCCCTCTCGGACGTCTGGGACTAG
- a CDS encoding DUF5784 family protein has translation MAGPIRFRHSKERWSEDRVRQDLLAPLAESFGADLNSPWFAPPEGWAAKRLEMHNGDLALFCWNGQEAYWLGNTETPRALWQTTKYTFDEAPDPVAEWAQRELFAQLEVEDPWLTEYESLAEFFLPVLLSKDGRESTREFFRDHAAGFPDADRETALSFYDEFLGSGVLDEFRYTMASKLGTSEGFDRTRMAATMGEFNVAKLLADAGNDFEPEVELGSGHSVDFRVEDTLVEVTRPRPPTRRQVDTAIGALTASTDAKTRDQLAAHPGAVLVVDCSSFRDDEWGRIFAEKPDPGYQPTVVFRCRPDGSVEGYAVGSVPFPLPF, from the coding sequence GTGGCTGGCCCGATCCGATTCCGTCACTCGAAGGAACGCTGGAGCGAGGACCGCGTCCGGCAGGACCTGCTGGCACCGCTCGCGGAGTCGTTTGGCGCCGACCTGAACTCGCCGTGGTTCGCGCCGCCCGAGGGGTGGGCAGCCAAACGGCTGGAGATGCACAACGGCGACCTGGCGCTCTTTTGCTGGAACGGCCAGGAGGCCTACTGGCTCGGGAACACGGAAACCCCCCGTGCTCTCTGGCAGACGACGAAGTACACCTTCGACGAGGCTCCCGACCCCGTCGCGGAGTGGGCACAACGGGAACTGTTCGCACAACTGGAGGTCGAAGACCCGTGGCTCACCGAGTACGAGTCCCTCGCGGAGTTCTTCCTGCCGGTGTTGCTCTCGAAGGACGGCCGGGAGTCGACCCGTGAGTTCTTCCGGGACCACGCCGCGGGCTTTCCCGACGCCGACCGCGAAACGGCGCTGTCCTTCTACGACGAGTTCCTGGGCAGTGGCGTCCTCGACGAGTTCCGGTACACGATGGCCAGCAAACTGGGGACCAGCGAGGGGTTCGACCGGACCCGGATGGCGGCGACGATGGGCGAGTTCAACGTCGCCAAACTCCTCGCGGACGCGGGCAACGACTTCGAACCGGAGGTCGAACTGGGGTCGGGCCACTCCGTCGACTTCCGGGTCGAGGACACGCTCGTCGAGGTGACTCGCCCCCGACCGCCGACCAGGCGGCAGGTCGACACCGCGATCGGCGCGCTGACGGCCTCGACGGACGCGAAGACCCGCGACCAACTCGCGGCCCATCCCGGGGCCGTCCTCGTGGTCGACTGCTCGTCGTTCCGCGACGACGAGTGGGGCCGCATCTTCGCCGAGAAGCCCGACCCCGGCTACCAGCCGACGGTGGTGTTCCGGTGTCGCCCCGACGGCAGTGTCGAGGGGTACGCCGTCGGTTCTGTCCCGTTCCCGCTGCCGTTCTGA
- a CDS encoding class I SAM-dependent methyltransferase, translated as MKKSIDEHAERFSDHAADYDESQDSPEYRACADLVVEHAAPDGDDVVLDLGAGTGAIAFGLAPDARRVIGRDISEGMLEQAREKADEQGVETVSFGEGRFREPNVEASVDVVTSNFAMHHLSDDEKREAIDVIAGLEPRRIVLGDVMFFGEPNPEDPFYSPEVDDPATVGVLADAFTDAGYALTAVELVSDQVGVLVAEQG; from the coding sequence ATGAAGAAGTCCATCGACGAACACGCCGAGCGGTTCTCTGATCACGCCGCCGACTACGACGAGAGCCAGGACTCCCCGGAGTACCGGGCCTGTGCGGACCTGGTCGTCGAACACGCCGCCCCCGACGGCGACGACGTGGTGCTGGATCTGGGAGCCGGCACCGGCGCCATCGCCTTCGGTCTCGCGCCCGACGCCCGGCGCGTGATCGGCCGTGACATCAGCGAGGGGATGCTCGAACAGGCCCGCGAGAAGGCCGACGAGCAGGGCGTCGAGACAGTCAGTTTCGGCGAGGGGCGGTTCCGCGAGCCAAACGTCGAGGCGTCGGTCGACGTCGTCACCTCGAACTTCGCGATGCACCATCTGAGTGACGACGAGAAACGCGAGGCCATCGACGTCATCGCCGGCCTGGAGCCCCGGCGGATCGTCCTCGGCGACGTGATGTTCTTCGGCGAACCGAACCCCGAAGACCCCTTCTACAGCCCCGAGGTCGACGACCCGGCGACGGTCGGCGTGTTGGCCGACGCGTTCACCGACGCGGGCTACGCGCTGACTGCCGTCGAGCTAGTCAGCGACCAGGTCGGCGTGTTGGTCGCCGAGCAGGGCTGA
- a CDS encoding DUF7530 family protein encodes MSRGDPRPVYGETWVYESIVGALPGIEVPTWAAVAIQLSIFEVGIVALSWYYDVWPAAIAGTAVVIVASIGSVEMLRISTLVRRIDVPETYQALLFSSNVEVVLSVLAYIAMLTHLFVFDPQMSQNPIVTDLFGEEPPVLVVYLMLLILWDVSYRIGTGWWASVTGLWRSARYQFDPQTARVFQRADLETLGFGILQLVLVPFVLNYPVLLAALLAHVTAVTVVTGLSVLLLRVRSRTVDASPS; translated from the coding sequence ATGAGCCGTGGCGACCCGCGTCCAGTCTACGGCGAGACCTGGGTGTACGAAAGCATCGTCGGCGCGCTGCCGGGGATAGAAGTCCCTACGTGGGCAGCCGTGGCGATACAGCTCTCGATCTTCGAGGTCGGTATCGTCGCGTTGTCCTGGTACTACGACGTCTGGCCGGCGGCGATCGCGGGGACCGCGGTGGTCATCGTCGCCTCCATCGGCAGCGTCGAGATGCTCCGGATCAGTACGCTCGTCCGACGGATCGACGTCCCCGAGACCTACCAGGCGCTGTTGTTCTCCTCGAACGTCGAGGTAGTGTTGTCGGTACTCGCCTACATCGCGATGCTGACCCACCTGTTCGTGTTCGACCCACAGATGAGCCAGAACCCGATCGTCACCGACCTGTTCGGCGAGGAACCGCCGGTTCTGGTCGTCTACCTGATGTTGCTCATTCTCTGGGACGTGAGCTACCGCATCGGCACGGGTTGGTGGGCCAGCGTCACCGGCCTCTGGCGGTCGGCGCGCTACCAGTTCGACCCACAGACCGCGCGCGTCTTCCAGCGGGCGGACCTGGAGACGCTCGGGTTCGGCATCCTCCAACTCGTGTTGGTCCCGTTCGTGCTGAACTACCCCGTGTTACTGGCGGCGCTGCTCGCACACGTGACGGCAGTGACGGTCGTGACGGGCCTGTCGGTACTGCTGTTACGAGTCAGGTCCAGAACCGTAGACGCTAGTCCGAGTTGA
- a CDS encoding DUF7561 family protein, whose amino-acid sequence MASQPCDGCGTEVSIGGGITGIWASKSQPTEGIILELADDTEQFLCYDCIDRLPDDREVTADDVAALDE is encoded by the coding sequence ATGGCATCCCAGCCCTGTGACGGCTGTGGCACCGAGGTGTCGATCGGCGGCGGTATCACCGGCATCTGGGCCAGCAAGAGCCAGCCCACCGAAGGGATCATCCTGGAACTGGCCGACGACACCGAACAGTTCCTGTGTTACGACTGTATCGACCGGCTACCCGACGACCGCGAGGTCACGGCCGACGACGTGGCCGCCCTTGACGAGTAG
- a CDS encoding redoxin domain-containing protein yields MISEGTVAPSFELPALADGQRRRVALDDYVGEDVVILAFYPADFNPACDGESCDLDELDLFTMQKDVTILGVSPDSVYSHRAFAEQYNLNVPLLSDTDHDVAEEYGIDFVDDIGQQLIERGVVVIDHDGVVQYAWSTADLTELPAVEPIKDAIAETGGDDTAFARYRVGHAHYTEGRRAFTSAMGAFQDSEWMMAQGDFQQARKEFAEAEDRFDTALRFVDDDGTGAIYEGAKTKANALWQAADWLAESASDYSSGSGAAGQEWRDDAERPLETARKYEEPPDPDDWPPEMDDLEKDESQQESILPRADEPDDAALDVDIDAEVEESESAEPSGAETTPSTATSSPEPDETEAESGTAVAADSDQAADSIDDAELEEIQAELEATHPESEPTPEEITEEPTAMVEAPPDSVADSVDADTPAEDEDLADLQAELAGQPDSTDESVPEEPTAMVEAPPGDPADGGTAGTEDADSPEDPTDTRTDSGEDDTEVADDDGSARTTDSGPDADSVAADEGVSETGEDVSRAAPDDRDRPDDAATPSDGEPGGYAAPDDEFGGYVTPDTGPVTGSEDEDEDDEGEAED; encoded by the coding sequence GTGATTTCAGAGGGGACGGTGGCCCCGTCGTTCGAGTTGCCCGCTCTCGCCGACGGCCAGCGCCGTCGGGTCGCGCTCGACGACTACGTCGGCGAGGACGTCGTCATCCTGGCGTTCTACCCGGCGGATTTCAACCCCGCCTGTGACGGGGAGTCCTGTGACCTCGACGAACTCGACCTCTTTACGATGCAGAAAGACGTCACGATCCTGGGGGTCAGCCCCGATTCCGTCTACAGCCACCGTGCCTTCGCCGAACAGTACAACCTGAACGTCCCGTTGCTCTCGGATACCGACCACGACGTGGCCGAGGAGTACGGGATCGACTTCGTCGACGACATCGGGCAACAACTGATCGAGCGCGGCGTCGTCGTCATCGACCACGACGGGGTCGTCCAGTACGCCTGGAGCACGGCCGATCTCACCGAGTTGCCCGCCGTCGAACCGATCAAAGACGCCATCGCCGAGACCGGCGGGGACGATACCGCGTTCGCCCGTTACCGGGTCGGCCACGCCCACTACACGGAGGGACGGCGGGCGTTCACCTCGGCGATGGGCGCGTTCCAGGACTCCGAGTGGATGATGGCTCAGGGGGACTTCCAGCAGGCTCGCAAGGAGTTCGCCGAGGCCGAAGACCGATTCGACACCGCGTTGCGGTTCGTCGACGACGACGGGACGGGTGCCATCTACGAGGGGGCCAAGACGAAGGCAAACGCCCTCTGGCAGGCCGCCGACTGGCTGGCCGAGTCCGCAAGCGACTACTCCAGTGGCAGCGGTGCCGCCGGCCAAGAGTGGCGCGACGACGCCGAACGGCCCCTCGAAACCGCCCGGAAGTACGAGGAGCCCCCCGATCCGGACGACTGGCCCCCGGAGATGGACGACCTGGAGAAAGACGAGAGCCAACAGGAGAGCATCCTCCCGAGGGCCGACGAGCCCGACGACGCGGCCCTAGACGTGGATATCGACGCCGAGGTCGAGGAGAGCGAGTCGGCCGAACCGAGCGGGGCCGAGACCACGCCGTCGACGGCCACAAGCAGTCCCGAGCCGGACGAGACCGAAGCGGAAAGCGGGACAGCGGTCGCGGCCGACAGCGACCAGGCGGCCGACTCCATCGACGACGCCGAACTCGAAGAGATCCAGGCCGAACTCGAAGCCACTCACCCCGAGTCCGAGCCCACTCCCGAGGAGATCACCGAAGAGCCGACGGCCATGGTCGAGGCCCCACCCGACAGCGTCGCTGACAGTGTCGACGCCGACACGCCAGCCGAAGACGAGGACTTGGCGGACCTCCAGGCGGAACTGGCCGGTCAGCCCGACAGCACCGACGAGAGCGTGCCCGAAGAGCCGACAGCCATGGTCGAGGCCCCACCCGGAGACCCGGCTGACGGCGGGACAGCCGGAACCGAGGACGCGGATTCGCCCGAGGACCCGACCGATACCCGGACCGACAGCGGCGAGGACGACACCGAAGTCGCCGACGACGATGGGAGCGCCCGGACGACCGACAGCGGGCCGGACGCCGACTCCGTGGCCGCCGACGAGGGAGTATCCGAGACAGGCGAAGACGTGTCACGAGCAGCACCCGACGACCGAGACCGTCCCGACGACGCGGCGACCCCCTCCGACGGGGAACCCGGTGGCTACGCCGCTCCGGACGACGAGTTCGGCGGCTACGTCACGCCCGACACGGGGCCAGTGACCGGGAGCGAGGACGAGGACGAGGACGACGAGGGGGAGGCGGAGGACTGA
- a CDS encoding NAD(P)H-binding protein, translated as MHVLVTGATGFVGGRLVDRLRRAGHDVRVLVRDPTGYDPPAGVDVATGDLLEPGSFEQALEGVEAAYYLVHSMRAGADYADRDRRAARNFRSAAEDAGVDRVVYLGGLGGEDGLSAHLASRREVERLLAAGDYDLTVLRAAIVVGEGSASFRIIRALATQFPVLLAPKWVRTDCHPIAIDDVVAYLVGVLDASETAGETYEIGGPEVMSYAEILRRTGDLLGGTAPRIVPVPLFTPGIAAYVVGYLTDVPTAVARPLVDGLKTPVVADETRIHDAVPVDLTPFDEAVRRANADWTGGPTPQRTVAAGGESR; from the coding sequence ATGCACGTCCTGGTCACCGGTGCGACAGGCTTCGTCGGCGGACGCCTCGTCGACAGACTGCGTCGGGCCGGCCACGACGTCCGCGTGCTCGTCCGTGACCCCACGGGGTACGACCCACCGGCTGGGGTCGATGTCGCCACCGGCGATCTGCTGGAGCCGGGCAGTTTCGAGCAGGCGCTGGAGGGGGTCGAGGCCGCGTACTACCTGGTCCACTCGATGCGCGCCGGCGCGGACTACGCCGACCGGGACCGCCGAGCGGCCCGGAACTTCCGCTCGGCGGCCGAGGACGCCGGCGTCGATCGGGTCGTCTATCTCGGCGGGCTGGGCGGCGAGGACGGCCTCTCGGCGCATCTCGCCTCCCGACGGGAGGTCGAACGGCTACTGGCCGCCGGCGACTACGACCTGACGGTGTTGCGTGCGGCGATCGTCGTCGGCGAGGGCAGCGCCAGTTTCCGGATCATTCGCGCGCTTGCGACCCAATTCCCGGTACTGCTTGCACCCAAGTGGGTCCGGACCGACTGTCACCCCATCGCTATCGACGACGTAGTCGCCTATCTCGTCGGTGTCCTCGACGCGTCCGAAACGGCCGGGGAGACCTACGAGATCGGCGGGCCGGAGGTGATGAGTTACGCGGAGATCCTCCGACGGACCGGCGACCTCCTCGGCGGGACGGCTCCACGGATCGTCCCGGTACCGCTGTTCACCCCCGGTATCGCCGCCTACGTGGTCGGGTACCTGACGGATGTCCCGACAGCGGTCGCCCGACCGCTCGTCGACGGCCTGAAGACACCGGTCGTCGCCGACGAGACGCGGATCCACGACGCGGTCCCCGTCGATCTGACCCCCTTCGATGAGGCGGTCAGACGAGCGAACGCCGACTGGACGGGGGGGCCGACGCCACAGCGGACTGTCGCTGCCGGCGGTGAGAGTCGATGA
- a CDS encoding DUF5786 family protein, with product MSMGAYDDDEHERRERKNNEVDLSEDDDRTAYHGSVEYDSGESTEELLDQFKQINSD from the coding sequence ATGTCGATGGGAGCGTATGACGACGACGAACACGAACGCCGTGAGCGCAAGAACAACGAGGTCGACCTCTCGGAGGACGACGACCGGACAGCGTATCACGGGTCCGTCGAGTACGACTCCGGGGAGTCGACGGAGGAACTCCTCGATCAGTTCAAGCAGATCAACTCGGACTAG